The Paracoccus sp. MC1862 genome includes a window with the following:
- a CDS encoding DUF2169 domain-containing protein, which translates to MQILDQTRFPHQMGAGMDVAGRSFMTLTIKGSFAFPDREGDPPRPLEMQRPLVMADEYTGAPGFSAPLWESDFAFRKPACDVVLNGAAHAPGARPVERLRVGLAVGGWSKQFDVVGQREWRTIGPAITATRPYPFTRMPFSYDTAFGGPDRSRPPGPDVPVYAANPVGLGFATAKGGDPAGLALPNTEAPGEEVVSPYGSSYRPMALGPYGRGWPLRLPFGGTYDQNWVDNIAPFLPPDFDEHYYQMAPPDQQITPLAPFTPVVLVHLTSRGREAFRLPDTRLPIRIWRGTDVCLEGQPLPDSLLIDAEARVFMLVWRVSVPVRRTLAEFSRAWIGPPTEAMLRAEREGRGYLRLSAVLGEEAEP; encoded by the coding sequence ATGCAGATCCTCGACCAGACCCGCTTTCCCCATCAGATGGGCGCGGGAATGGACGTGGCGGGCCGCAGCTTCATGACGCTGACGATCAAGGGGAGCTTCGCCTTTCCCGACCGCGAGGGCGATCCGCCGCGGCCGCTGGAAATGCAGAGGCCGCTTGTGATGGCCGACGAATACACCGGCGCCCCCGGCTTTTCGGCGCCGCTATGGGAAAGCGACTTCGCCTTTCGCAAGCCCGCCTGCGACGTGGTGCTGAACGGCGCGGCCCATGCGCCCGGCGCCCGGCCGGTCGAGCGGCTGCGCGTGGGACTGGCCGTAGGGGGCTGGTCCAAGCAGTTCGACGTGGTGGGCCAGCGCGAATGGCGCACCATTGGCCCGGCGATCACGGCGACCCGGCCATATCCCTTCACGCGGATGCCGTTTTCCTATGACACCGCGTTCGGCGGCCCGGACCGCAGCCGCCCGCCCGGTCCGGACGTGCCCGTCTATGCCGCAAATCCCGTGGGCCTGGGCTTCGCGACCGCGAAAGGCGGCGATCCGGCGGGACTGGCGCTTCCCAATACCGAGGCGCCGGGAGAGGAGGTCGTCTCGCCCTATGGCAGCAGCTACCGGCCGATGGCGCTGGGCCCTTACGGGCGCGGCTGGCCGCTGCGCCTGCCCTTTGGCGGGACCTACGACCAGAACTGGGTGGACAATATCGCGCCCTTCCTGCCTCCCGACTTCGACGAGCACTACTACCAGATGGCGCCACCCGACCAGCAGATCACCCCACTTGCCCCGTTCACTCCGGTTGTTCTGGTCCATCTGACTTCGCGCGGGCGCGAGGCATTCCGGCTTCCCGACACCCGCCTGCCGATCCGGATCTGGCGCGGGACGGACGTCTGCCTGGAGGGCCAGCCGTTGCCCGACAGCCTGCTGATCGATGCCGAGGCGCGCGTCTTCATGCTGGTCTGGCGCGTCAGTGTGCCTGTCCGCCGCACCTTGGCTGAGTTCTCGCGCGCCTGGATCGGTCCACCGACCGAGGCCATGCTGCGGGCCGAGCGCGAGGGCCGGGGCTACCTGCGCCTGTCCGCCGTGCTCGGGGAGGAGGCCGAGCCATGA
- a CDS encoding DUF4150 domain-containing protein, translated as MSGVFANGLEISGKAVNAKTIAAFPDTCFTPPENPATPPGVPVPYPSFGMASDTENGSGTVFIGGKTVNIKNKSDEAKTSGTEAGCAAKKGIITSKNTGKKYFHAWSNDVKFDGEPVIRFSDLATHNHASDPGQTPPFPEICAVNPAFADCVTLLNKLDMQLHEHGKKTCTHPDQSEHPLENQMMQKSRGGINYAAFPGYHKDKAPCICMRSYNLNPDGSPKSGAGSMKGAPHPMKTKANRDLLKKTAKPTVRESLDVTKQAYGDHHDKLQPPNASKDEKKAALECIEVVIVAYLQSVAKPKQNADGTTSQPSTQEILNTPLRS; from the coding sequence ATGAGCGGCGTCTTCGCCAACGGGCTGGAGATCAGCGGCAAGGCGGTGAACGCGAAGACCATCGCCGCCTTCCCCGACACCTGCTTCACCCCGCCCGAGAACCCCGCAACACCGCCAGGCGTGCCAGTTCCCTATCCGAGTTTCGGCATGGCCTCGGATACCGAGAACGGCAGCGGGACGGTGTTCATCGGCGGCAAGACGGTGAACATAAAGAACAAGTCGGATGAGGCGAAGACCTCGGGCACAGAGGCAGGCTGCGCGGCGAAGAAGGGTATCATCACCTCGAAGAACACGGGGAAGAAGTACTTCCACGCGTGGTCCAACGATGTGAAGTTCGACGGCGAGCCGGTGATCCGGTTCTCCGATCTGGCGACGCATAACCATGCCTCTGATCCGGGGCAGACGCCGCCTTTCCCCGAGATCTGCGCGGTCAATCCAGCCTTCGCCGACTGCGTGACGCTGCTCAATAAGCTGGACATGCAGTTGCACGAACATGGCAAGAAGACCTGCACGCATCCCGATCAGTCGGAGCATCCGCTCGAAAACCAGATGATGCAGAAATCGCGGGGCGGAATTAATTATGCCGCCTTTCCGGGATATCATAAGGACAAAGCGCCCTGCATCTGCATGCGTTCCTACAACCTGAACCCGGACGGCAGCCCCAAGAGTGGCGCGGGCAGCATGAAGGGGGCGCCGCATCCGATGAAGACCAAGGCCAACCGCGACCTGCTGAAGAAGACAGCCAAGCCGACCGTGCGCGAGTCGCTGGATGTGACCAAGCAGGCGTACGGTGATCACCATGACAAGCTGCAGCCCCCCAATGCCTCGAAAGATGAAAAGAAGGCCGCGCTGGAGTGCATCGAAGTGGTGATCGTGGCCTATCTGCAGAGCGTAGCCAAACCCAAGCAGAATGCCGATGGCACGACCAGCCAGCCATCGACGCAGGAGATCCTGAACACGCCGCTGAGGAGTTGA
- the tssH gene encoding type VI secretion system ATPase TssH — MTTVTPRILPPGSRETVKRKELVGRLNPLCLRAFSDAARKAKSRGNPYVELAHFIAALAERQDSDLALIGAAAGVDAARLEGDLARALDALPRGASAVEEFSDHIFHAIQEGWTRAALERGTDQVRSADILIACLKTPALESLLLRISPELGRIDADLMAPDLPGIVAASGEAEPPALATAEPVAARQADGALAKYATNLTERARAGRIDPVVGRDPEIRQIIDILMRRRQNNPILTGEAGVGKTAVVEGFAQRLARGDVPPQLASVDLWLLDIGLMQAGASVKGEFEKRLKAVIDDVQSSVRPVILFIDEAHTLIGAGGAAGTGDAANLLKPALARGELRTVAATTWAEYKQHIEKDPALTRRFQVVRIEEPSEAAAIEMLRGMAGVLEAHHRVEILDEAIGAAVALSHRYIPARQLPDKAISLLDTACARVAVSQHATPAELEDLQRRLQALEIEAGIIARETAVGVDTAKRQAANDAARVAAEADRDAAVERWKAEKALVADILRLRAELRGEGVALDGVTPEQRADGSEAGGEKAGVPPDASPAPLPTEDPGLDGQGATSPDPAARLADLRAKMSELAGRQGERPLILPSVDRLAVGAIVQDWTGIPVGRMLASQTERALGLAALLAERVVGQDHAMEAIASRVQTGLAGLGAPEKPVGVFMLCGPSGVGKTETALALADALYGGEQNLISINMSEFQEAHTVSTLKGAPPGYVGYGKGGVLTEAVRRRPYAVILLDEVEKAHPDVHEIFFQVFDKGSLDDSEGRRIDFRNTLILMTSNVGTDEIMALTDAGHAPVRFDQMAAALRPPLLKVFPPALLGRLVTVPYLPLSDAMIETIASHKLRAIARRLHEAHGAELVVGDGVMAQIRARCTEVESGGRMIDAILTGTLLPELSRRVLEARLEGLGIARVTVTGGTDGFAYDLG, encoded by the coding sequence ACCGTGACCCCCCGTATCCTTCCCCCTGGCTCGAGAGAGACCGTCAAGCGCAAGGAACTGGTGGGCCGGCTGAACCCGCTTTGCCTGCGGGCCTTTTCCGACGCGGCGCGAAAGGCCAAGTCCCGCGGCAATCCCTATGTCGAACTAGCTCATTTCATCGCTGCACTGGCAGAGCGGCAGGATTCGGATCTTGCCCTGATCGGCGCGGCGGCGGGCGTCGATGCGGCCCGTCTGGAGGGGGATCTTGCGCGTGCGCTGGACGCGCTGCCGCGCGGGGCAAGCGCGGTCGAGGAGTTTTCCGACCACATCTTCCATGCCATCCAGGAAGGATGGACCCGAGCCGCGCTGGAACGCGGCACCGATCAGGTGCGATCGGCCGACATCCTGATCGCCTGTCTCAAGACCCCTGCGCTGGAATCGCTGCTGCTGCGGATCAGTCCCGAACTCGGCCGCATCGACGCGGACCTCATGGCGCCGGACCTGCCCGGCATTGTCGCAGCCTCTGGCGAGGCGGAGCCCCCGGCGCTTGCCACTGCAGAACCGGTGGCGGCGCGGCAGGCCGACGGAGCCTTGGCGAAGTATGCCACCAACCTGACCGAACGGGCGCGGGCCGGCAGGATCGATCCGGTCGTCGGGCGCGACCCCGAGATCCGCCAGATCATCGATATCCTGATGCGGCGGCGGCAGAACAACCCGATCCTGACCGGCGAGGCGGGTGTCGGCAAGACCGCCGTGGTCGAGGGCTTCGCCCAGCGGCTGGCGCGGGGCGACGTGCCGCCGCAGCTTGCCTCGGTCGATCTGTGGCTGCTGGACATCGGATTGATGCAGGCCGGCGCCAGCGTGAAGGGAGAGTTCGAGAAGCGGCTGAAGGCGGTGATCGACGATGTCCAGTCTTCGGTCAGGCCGGTGATCCTGTTCATCGACGAGGCCCATACCCTGATCGGCGCGGGTGGCGCGGCGGGCACCGGGGACGCCGCGAACCTGCTGAAGCCCGCGCTTGCGCGGGGCGAGTTGCGGACCGTCGCCGCCACCACATGGGCCGAATACAAGCAGCATATCGAAAAGGATCCCGCGCTGACCCGCCGCTTCCAGGTGGTCCGCATCGAGGAGCCGTCGGAAGCCGCCGCGATCGAGATGCTGCGCGGAATGGCCGGCGTGCTCGAGGCGCATCACCGCGTCGAGATCCTGGACGAGGCGATCGGCGCCGCGGTGGCGCTGTCCCATCGCTACATCCCGGCGCGGCAGTTGCCGGACAAGGCGATCAGCCTGCTGGATACAGCCTGCGCCCGCGTCGCCGTCAGCCAGCACGCCACGCCGGCCGAACTTGAGGATCTGCAGCGCCGCCTGCAGGCGCTGGAGATCGAGGCGGGAATCATCGCGCGCGAAACCGCCGTGGGCGTGGACACCGCAAAGCGGCAGGCGGCCAATGACGCGGCCCGCGTAGCGGCGGAAGCCGACCGCGATGCCGCGGTCGAGCGATGGAAGGCGGAGAAGGCGCTGGTCGCGGATATCCTGCGGCTGCGGGCCGAGTTGCGCGGCGAGGGCGTGGCCCTGGACGGGGTGACGCCGGAACAGCGTGCGGATGGGTCGGAAGCGGGGGGCGAAAAGGCCGGGGTGCCGCCAGACGCCTCGCCCGCCCCTCTGCCAACGGAAGATCCGGGTCTGGACGGGCAGGGGGCCACTTCCCCCGACCCGGCGGCGCGCCTTGCGGATCTGCGCGCGAAGATGTCCGAGCTGGCCGGCAGGCAGGGCGAGCGGCCGCTGATCCTGCCCTCGGTGGACCGGCTGGCGGTGGGGGCGATCGTGCAGGACTGGACCGGAATCCCGGTCGGCCGGATGCTGGCCAGCCAGACCGAGCGCGCGCTGGGCCTGGCCGCGCTTCTGGCCGAGCGGGTCGTGGGTCAGGACCACGCGATGGAGGCCATCGCCAGCCGAGTCCAGACCGGTCTGGCAGGCCTTGGCGCGCCGGAAAAGCCGGTCGGCGTCTTCATGCTCTGCGGTCCCTCGGGCGTCGGCAAGACGGAAACCGCGCTGGCGCTTGCCGACGCGCTTTATGGCGGCGAGCAGAACCTCATTTCGATCAACATGAGCGAATTCCAGGAGGCGCATACCGTCTCGACCCTCAAGGGCGCGCCGCCCGGTTATGTCGGCTACGGCAAGGGCGGGGTGCTGACCGAGGCGGTGCGCCGCCGTCCCTATGCGGTCATCCTGCTGGACGAGGTGGAAAAGGCCCATCCGGATGTCCACGAGATCTTCTTCCAGGTGTTCGACAAGGGCAGCCTCGACGACAGCGAAGGGCGGCGGATCGATTTTCGCAACACGCTGATCCTGATGACCTCGAATGTCGGCACCGACGAGATCATGGCCCTGACGGATGCCGGCCATGCGCCGGTCCGCTTCGACCAGATGGCGGCCGCGCTGCGCCCGCCGCTGCTGAAGGTCTTTCCCCCGGCCTTGCTGGGGCGTCTGGTGACAGTCCCCTATCTGCCGCTGTCGGACGCCATGATCGAGACCATCGCCAGCCACAAGCTGCGCGCCATCGCCCGCCGCCTGCACGAAGCGCATGGGGCCGAACTGGTGGTCGGTGATGGTGTCATGGCGCAGATCCGCGCCCGCTGCACCGAGGTCGAGTCCGGCGGGCGGATGATCGACGCGATCCTGACCGGGACCCTGCTGCCCGAACTCAGCCGCCGGGTGCTTGAGGCGCGACTTGAAGGCCTCGGTATCGCTCGGGTCACGGTCACGGGCGGGACCGACGGCTTCGCTTACGATCTGGGCTGA
- a CDS encoding DUF5681 domain-containing protein, translating to MTDAPRTPTNGDYEVGYGKPPKHRRFQKGKSGNPAGRPRGAKNKSKFSSNTLNDMLRRELEREVEIRGTSEPEVLSIAQAAMRALGVQAVKGNVRAQQQVIALQRDLDMQEAARQAEHDQALIALRNGQLASRDRCRELGLSEDDIIPNPDHIVRDRATGNMIIRGPADRQQKVEWERMWAYLGSFQCEIEKSRKKLARLAPSHVQERKDLTESIETNGYWLTFYDMKLMTVFSLPAWQVSEDRQEQDVLEQRVREGRWPDPPADVRRGSWDLHCSSPP from the coding sequence ATGACGGATGCGCCCAGAACGCCCACGAACGGCGATTACGAAGTGGGCTATGGCAAGCCGCCGAAGCACAGGCGCTTCCAGAAGGGCAAATCGGGCAATCCAGCCGGTCGGCCTCGCGGGGCCAAAAACAAGTCGAAGTTCTCGAGCAATACCCTGAATGACATGCTGCGCCGGGAGTTGGAGCGAGAGGTCGAGATCCGGGGGACAAGCGAACCTGAGGTTCTGTCCATTGCCCAAGCCGCGATGCGGGCGCTGGGGGTGCAAGCCGTCAAAGGCAATGTCCGTGCCCAGCAACAGGTCATCGCGCTGCAGCGCGACCTCGACATGCAGGAGGCGGCACGGCAGGCAGAGCATGATCAGGCCCTGATTGCCCTGCGCAACGGCCAGCTGGCCAGCCGGGATCGATGCCGGGAACTCGGCTTGTCCGAAGATGACATCATCCCCAACCCCGATCATATCGTCCGCGACCGCGCGACCGGGAACATGATCATCCGCGGACCTGCTGACCGGCAGCAGAAAGTCGAGTGGGAGCGGATGTGGGCGTACCTGGGTTCGTTCCAGTGCGAGATCGAGAAATCGCGAAAGAAGCTGGCCAGACTGGCTCCGTCTCATGTGCAGGAACGAAAAGACCTGACCGAGAGCATCGAGACGAACGGGTATTGGCTGACCTTCTACGACATGAAGCTGATGACCGTCTTCTCGCTTCCGGCATGGCAGGTGTCAGAGGACCGCCAGGAACAGGATGTGCTGGAGCAGCGGGTGCGGGAGGGCAGATGGCCTGATCCACCGGCAGATGTAAGGCGCGGTAGTTGGGACTTGCACTGTTCAAGTCCGCCTTAA
- a CDS encoding Crp/Fnr family transcriptional regulator: MGLALFKSALKPTAQVAFEIEQNKSDAEGSETTRPPARGTADDQDLTAERTTQSWIDRFRLLSRLPKDIRADLETGSTIVSVPAGGQVFAPGQSAENVLVVLSGTVSVQRPPENGRSPPPFELGPGEPCILALSSEMAIEDYGADGIAVTAATLVAIPSAIFVDVFTRSPDFRMFVFEL, encoded by the coding sequence TTGGGACTTGCACTGTTCAAGTCCGCCTTAAAGCCAACGGCACAGGTCGCCTTTGAGATCGAGCAGAACAAGTCCGACGCCGAGGGCAGTGAAACGACCCGGCCGCCAGCAAGAGGAACAGCAGATGATCAGGATCTGACGGCAGAGCGGACGACGCAAAGCTGGATCGACCGCTTCAGGCTGCTGTCGCGCTTGCCTAAGGATATCCGTGCCGATCTGGAGACAGGATCGACGATCGTGTCGGTGCCGGCCGGCGGGCAGGTCTTTGCCCCGGGTCAGTCGGCAGAAAACGTGCTGGTGGTTCTCTCCGGGACGGTAAGTGTCCAGCGACCACCTGAAAATGGGCGCAGTCCGCCCCCGTTTGAGTTGGGGCCCGGTGAGCCCTGCATCCTGGCCCTGTCCAGTGAGATGGCGATTGAAGACTACGGTGCCGACGGGATCGCTGTAACCGCCGCGACCCTCGTGGCCATTCCAAGCGCGATTTTTGTCGACGTATTCACACGCTCGCCTGACTTCCGCATGTTTGTGTTCGAGCTTTGA
- a CDS encoding 3-oxoacyl-ACP synthase, with protein MIGVRAAGMVTAVGLDWASSAAAIRARLDGFAETRFVAGGGWRIGAAVPLPRNWIGPRRMAHLAAGALADILRQEPAARDAALILCLAEETRPGRPVTDPAALLRMLAAILRLPERRTHVVQHGRPSGFVALDQARRVIAGGQAGQVIVLGIDSYLTGPAIAHYAGLQRLLEEGNADGFIPGEAAAAVLLGPGGPLRLTGLGLAREVAYLGNGKDKDGEDLPLRGDGMASAYRAALAQAETDLAHVEYRISDLTGEQHFFRQAALMTLRLERGRKAFQDLWSPAESLGNVGAAVVPVMLGMALAAARKSYAPGSPVLIEASGDDGACGAAVLQEARGPMRHASIEDRFRAEAAP; from the coding sequence ATGATAGGTGTCCGCGCAGCCGGGATGGTGACGGCGGTGGGTCTGGACTGGGCCTCGTCGGCCGCCGCCATCCGCGCCCGTCTGGACGGCTTCGCCGAGACTCGCTTCGTCGCCGGGGGCGGCTGGCGGATCGGCGCGGCGGTGCCGCTGCCACGCAACTGGATCGGTCCGCGACGCATGGCGCATCTGGCCGCCGGGGCACTGGCTGACATCCTGCGTCAGGAGCCCGCGGCGCGGGATGCGGCGCTCATCCTGTGTCTCGCCGAGGAAACTCGCCCCGGCCGACCGGTCACCGATCCAGCCGCACTGCTGCGGATGCTGGCCGCGATCCTGCGCCTGCCCGAGCGGCGCACGCATGTGGTCCAGCATGGCCGGCCCTCGGGCTTCGTGGCGCTCGACCAGGCACGGCGCGTGATCGCCGGGGGACAGGCGGGTCAGGTGATCGTGCTGGGCATCGACAGCTACCTGACCGGCCCCGCCATAGCCCATTACGCCGGGCTCCAGCGGTTGCTGGAGGAGGGCAATGCCGACGGATTCATCCCCGGCGAGGCCGCGGCGGCCGTCCTGCTGGGACCGGGCGGCCCGTTGCGGCTGACCGGCCTGGGGTTGGCACGCGAGGTGGCATACCTCGGCAACGGCAAGGATAAGGACGGCGAGGACCTGCCCCTGCGCGGCGACGGCATGGCGTCCGCCTATCGCGCCGCGCTGGCACAGGCGGAAACCGATCTGGCCCATGTGGAATACCGCATCTCGGACCTGACCGGAGAGCAGCACTTCTTCAGGCAGGCCGCGCTGATGACCCTGCGGCTTGAACGGGGACGCAAGGCCTTCCAGGACCTGTGGAGCCCGGCAGAGAGCCTTGGCAATGTCGGCGCAGCAGTGGTGCCGGTGATGCTGGGCATGGCGCTGGCCGCCGCGCGCAAGAGCTATGCCCCCGGCTCGCCCGTGCTGATCGAGGCCTCGGGCGATGACGGCGCCTGCGGAGCGGCGGTGCTGCAAGAGGCGCGTGGCCCGATGCGACACGCGTCCATCGAGGACCGCTTCCGCGCGGAGGCCGCGCCATGA
- a CDS encoding DUF6484 domain-containing protein, translating to MIGEAARDGVVIGMLLGLEQGSPLVVFAGNLSPEAIPARSLVRLEPEDIGAELALLFEDGDASRPLVIGRIVTPLPQGTIVVRDGEPLRITARERIELRCGKASIVMEADGHITIRGSYLVSHASAANRIRGGSINLN from the coding sequence ATGATCGGCGAGGCTGCTCGCGACGGCGTGGTGATCGGGATGCTGCTGGGATTGGAGCAGGGAAGCCCACTGGTCGTCTTTGCCGGCAACCTGTCGCCGGAAGCCATCCCCGCACGCAGTCTCGTGCGCCTTGAACCCGAGGACATCGGTGCCGAACTCGCCCTTCTCTTCGAGGACGGGGACGCCAGCCGCCCACTGGTGATCGGCCGCATCGTCACCCCCCTCCCCCAAGGCACGATCGTCGTCCGCGACGGCGAGCCGCTGCGCATCACCGCGCGCGAACGGATCGAACTTCGATGCGGCAAGGCATCGATCGTGATGGAGGCGGACGGTCACATCACCATCCGCGGCAGCTATCTGGTCAGCCACGCCTCGGCCGCGAACCGCATCCGGGGCGGCTCGATCAACCTGAACTGA
- a CDS encoding IS256 family transposase produces the protein MTISNELLDELLKGCKRPEDLLGDAGLMKELKVRLMERMLGAELTAHLGYEAGAEPPPDQANRRNGTATKRVKGSDGEVPLAVPRDRDGSFEPELVRKGQTRIDGVDDKIIGLYAAGLSVRDIQAHLEDLYGLRVSPDLISRVTDAVLEEVRDWQHRALDRMYPIVIFDALRVKIRDADSRMVRNKAVYIALGVTREGEREVLGLWIADNEGAKFWLSVMNELRNRGVQDILIAVVDGLKGFPEAITAAFPETTVQTCIVHLIRHSMNFCSWKDRKAVAADLRPIYEAPTAEEAARRLDDFEGTWAGRYPSIAPAWRRAWAEVIPFFAFSAAIRKIIYTTNAVESLNRVLRKTLKTKGSFPTEEAATKLIFLAIRNFEKGGRAVRDWVAARNQLAIMFAGRLDA, from the coding sequence ATGACGATTTCCAACGAGTTGCTGGACGAGTTGCTGAAGGGCTGCAAGCGGCCCGAGGATTTGCTCGGCGATGCCGGGCTGATGAAGGAGCTGAAGGTCCGGCTGATGGAGCGGATGCTTGGGGCCGAACTGACCGCGCACCTGGGCTATGAGGCCGGGGCCGAGCCGCCGCCCGACCAGGCCAACCGCCGCAATGGCACCGCGACGAAGCGGGTGAAGGGCTCGGATGGCGAGGTGCCGCTGGCGGTGCCGCGCGACCGGGACGGCAGCTTCGAGCCCGAGCTGGTCAGGAAGGGCCAGACCCGGATCGACGGAGTGGATGACAAGATCATCGGGCTCTATGCTGCCGGGCTTTCGGTGCGCGACATCCAGGCGCATCTCGAGGATCTCTATGGGCTGCGGGTGTCGCCCGACCTGATCAGCCGTGTCACCGATGCCGTGCTGGAGGAGGTCCGGGACTGGCAGCACCGGGCGCTGGACCGGATGTATCCGATCGTCATCTTTGACGCCCTGCGCGTCAAGATTCGCGATGCCGACAGCCGGATGGTGCGGAACAAGGCGGTCTACATCGCCCTGGGCGTCACGCGGGAGGGCGAGCGCGAGGTTCTTGGGCTTTGGATCGCCGACAACGAAGGTGCCAAGTTCTGGCTGTCGGTGATGAACGAGCTGCGCAACCGCGGCGTCCAGGACATCCTGATCGCCGTTGTGGACGGGTTGAAGGGCTTCCCGGAGGCGATCACCGCCGCCTTCCCGGAAACCACGGTCCAGACCTGCATCGTCCACCTGATCCGGCACTCGATGAACTTCTGCAGCTGGAAAGACCGCAAGGCGGTGGCCGCCGACCTGCGCCCGATCTATGAGGCCCCGACTGCCGAGGAGGCCGCCCGCCGGCTCGATGACTTCGAGGGGACATGGGCCGGAAGATACCCGTCCATCGCCCCGGCCTGGCGACGGGCCTGGGCCGAGGTGATCCCGTTCTTTGCCTTCAGCGCCGCGATCCGGAAGATCATCTACACGACCAACGCCGTGGAATCGCTGAACCGGGTGTTGCGGAAAACCCTGAAAACCAAGGGCTCGTTCCCGACCGAGGAGGCCGCAACCAAGCTGATCTTCCTGGCCATCCGCAACTTCGAGAAGGGCGGTCGCGCTGTCCGGGACTGGGTTGCCGCCCGCAATCAGCTGGCCATAATGTTCGCCGGCCGCCTCGACGCCTGA